A single Corvus hawaiiensis isolate bCorHaw1 chromosome 24, bCorHaw1.pri.cur, whole genome shotgun sequence DNA region contains:
- the LOC125337670 gene encoding cytochrome c oxidase assembly protein COX14 homolog, protein MVSRKQLADFGYKAFSGSMMLLTVYAGYLCSVRVQRILQRRRERENAPGPES, encoded by the coding sequence ATGGTGTCCAGAAAGCAGCTGGCAGACTTTGGCTACAAGGCGTTCTCGGGCTCCATGATGCTGCTGACGGTGTACGCCGGGTACCTGTGCAGCGTCCGCGTCCAGCGGATTCTCCAGCGCCGCCGCGAGCGGGAGAACGCGCCCGGCCCCGAGAGCTGA